One genomic window of Candidatus Zymogenaceae bacterium includes the following:
- a CDS encoding MFS transporter translates to MKLLRLVCFLSIMCYGISLTIIGPALGEVGASFGLTTDRLGLLTTALSVGLLISVLLCGYIVDRTPVKLVIILGQIFLTAGLLLFSSTGLFWAALVAFFMIGVAGGVIEVVTNTIIADAYAHNRGLGMNILHSFFGIGALIGPFFSGLFLDLGHPWRFTYMNAALLSGLVLMLLFFTAFPRQVDSERIELSTAVDIVKSPYALLLGLLVLLYVGSEMGINYWSVLYMEKRMDISTLIASSYLSYFWIAMTAGRYVCAAISKKIGEWGLLLILTIGALVGYGLFLTVDVGWAAGVAMTGAGVFFSGIFPILMALGGNRFSHALGSINGFLMSFMAGGMLIFPWLVGVIAQRTSLDTGMMFILMLLLLLAAGSFLLAPLGARRTQS, encoded by the coding sequence ATGAAACTGTTACGACTCGTCTGCTTTCTGTCCATCATGTGTTACGGCATCTCCTTGACGATCATCGGACCGGCGCTGGGAGAAGTGGGGGCGAGCTTCGGCCTGACCACAGACCGCCTCGGCCTTCTCACCACCGCCCTGTCCGTGGGGCTTCTCATCTCGGTGCTCCTGTGCGGCTACATTGTGGATCGAACCCCGGTGAAGCTCGTCATCATCCTGGGACAAATCTTCCTGACAGCGGGGCTTTTGCTGTTTTCCTCTACCGGTCTCTTCTGGGCGGCCCTTGTCGCCTTTTTCATGATCGGGGTCGCCGGAGGCGTCATCGAGGTGGTCACCAACACCATCATCGCCGATGCATACGCCCACAACCGGGGACTGGGGATGAATATCCTCCACTCCTTTTTCGGCATCGGCGCGTTGATCGGCCCGTTTTTTTCCGGGCTGTTTCTGGACCTGGGGCACCCCTGGCGGTTCACCTATATGAACGCAGCACTCCTTTCGGGGCTTGTGCTGATGCTCCTGTTTTTCACGGCGTTTCCCCGGCAAGTGGATTCGGAGAGAATCGAGCTTTCCACCGCCGTCGACATCGTGAAAAGCCCCTACGCGCTGCTGTTGGGCCTGCTTGTGCTCTTGTACGTCGGGTCCGAGATGGGGATCAACTACTGGTCCGTCCTTTACATGGAAAAAAGGATGGATATCTCCACCCTCATCGCAAGCTCATACCTGAGCTATTTCTGGATCGCCATGACGGCGGGGAGGTATGTGTGCGCCGCGATATCGAAGAAGATCGGCGAATGGGGACTACTTCTCATCCTGACGATCGGGGCGCTGGTGGGATATGGGCTGTTTCTGACGGTCGACGTCGGCTGGGCGGCGGGCGTCGCCATGACCGGGGCGGGCGTATTCTTCTCCGGGATTTTCCCAATCCTCATGGCACTGGGCGGAAACCGCTTCTCCCACGCCCTCGGCTCCATCAACGGATTTCTGATGTCGTTTATGGCCGGTGGTATGCTGATCTTCCCCTGGCTGGTGGGGGTTATCGCCCAGCGGACGAGTCTCGATACCGGCATGATGTTCATCCTCATGCTCCTTCTGCTGCTCGCCGCGGGATCGTTCCTCCTCGCCCCCCTGGGGGCGCGCCGGACGCAATCATAA
- the araD gene encoding L-ribulose-5-phosphate 4-epimerase AraD, which translates to MDQLREAVYRANIKLFESGLVLYTWGTVSGVDRDMGAVVIKPSGIPYKELTPELMITVSLEDGRIIDAPTGSGKFVPSLDMHTHLEIYRAFDCNGIAHTHSEYATIFAQARLPIRAMGTTHADYFQGDIPVTRPLKTAEVESDYETNTGRIITECFRERDPKIIPAVLVSYHGPFTWGRTPEEAVEHAIVLEFIARIDYRTMILNPNATRPAASMIEKHYRRKHESGDPQKGE; encoded by the coding sequence ATGGATCAATTACGGGAAGCGGTATATCGGGCGAATATAAAATTGTTCGAAAGCGGCCTGGTGCTTTACACATGGGGCACCGTCTCCGGCGTAGACAGGGATATGGGGGCCGTCGTCATCAAGCCGTCGGGAATTCCCTACAAGGAGCTCACGCCCGAGCTGATGATCACCGTATCCCTCGAGGATGGACGGATTATCGACGCGCCCACAGGCTCCGGGAAGTTCGTTCCATCACTCGATATGCACACCCACCTCGAGATATACCGCGCCTTCGACTGCAACGGCATCGCCCATACCCACTCGGAATACGCCACGATCTTCGCCCAGGCGAGGCTTCCCATCCGGGCGATGGGCACCACCCATGCCGACTATTTCCAGGGGGACATCCCGGTCACCAGACCGCTGAAGACCGCCGAGGTGGAAAGCGACTACGAAACCAACACCGGCCGCATTATCACCGAGTGCTTTCGGGAGCGGGACCCGAAAATCATCCCGGCGGTGCTCGTGTCCTATCACGGTCCCTTCACCTGGGGACGCACCCCGGAGGAGGCCGTGGAGCATGCGATCGTCCTGGAATTCATCGCCCGGATAGACTACCGCACGATGATCCTCAACCCGAACGCCACCAGGCCCGCCGCAAGCATGATAGAAAAACACTACCGGAGAAAACACGAATCGGGGGACCCCCAAAAAGGCGAGTGA
- a CDS encoding AIPR family protein: MLSTIHRILNKEIEENDVNDILWEKVNEIWDLFKNRHPKFEIYICSNKEKPIKTEITKFERSLAQYRCFNFHYFDQDDLVTRLFEKRFNKVDGSIHFIDKQYFERSDGDLKGIVATIDATELISIIKDPENPEKLIEDVFNENVRMFKELKNRINQSIFESALSDTNYEFWYLNNGITIVCEECKYTPNTRSPLVTLKNFQIVNGGQTTHTLFEAYKKDKEKISNVLLLVRICKTKDPTISERISESTNSQNPISTRDLHSNDRIQKNLEEQFQALGYFFERKKNQYADKPKKKRLDNELLGQIYLAYYLDMPSEAKNNKRLIFEEKYEEIFDENEISAKRMLLPYKIFLPLEAMKKTIQKKKREKERINEKDAFVSRAIFHILNITKYIAEKENLNLEKEQDIKKATKKAISYINEVVKNEIRERKELYTHDKFFKEIPTNTKIKNHVLSKYN; the protein is encoded by the coding sequence ATGTTAAGTACAATCCACAGAATACTTAATAAAGAAATAGAGGAGAATGACGTAAATGATATTCTTTGGGAAAAAGTAAATGAAATATGGGATTTATTTAAAAACAGACATCCCAAATTCGAAATTTACATTTGCTCTAACAAAGAAAAACCTATCAAGACAGAAATAACAAAATTTGAACGGTCATTAGCACAATATAGGTGTTTTAATTTCCACTACTTTGACCAAGATGATTTAGTTACAAGACTATTCGAAAAACGATTTAATAAAGTAGATGGCAGTATTCATTTTATAGATAAACAATATTTTGAAAGAAGTGATGGTGATTTGAAGGGAATAGTTGCTACAATTGATGCAACAGAACTAATTTCAATAATTAAAGACCCTGAAAATCCAGAAAAGTTAATAGAAGATGTTTTTAATGAAAATGTAAGGATGTTTAAGGAATTAAAGAATAGGATTAATCAAAGCATTTTTGAATCTGCCTTATCAGACACGAATTATGAATTTTGGTATTTGAATAATGGGATTACTATTGTATGCGAAGAATGTAAATATACTCCGAATACACGTTCTCCGTTAGTCACTCTAAAGAATTTTCAAATAGTTAATGGTGGACAAACAACACATACACTATTTGAGGCTTATAAAAAAGATAAAGAGAAAATTTCTAATGTATTACTTCTTGTTAGAATATGTAAAACAAAAGACCCAACAATATCTGAAAGAATAAGTGAATCAACAAATAGCCAAAATCCAATTAGTACAAGAGATCTTCATTCAAACGATAGAATTCAAAAAAACCTTGAAGAACAATTTCAAGCCTTAGGTTATTTTTTTGAAAGAAAAAAGAATCAATATGCTGATAAACCAAAGAAAAAGCGTTTAGATAATGAATTATTGGGTCAAATATATTTAGCCTACTATCTCGATATGCCCTCAGAAGCAAAGAACAATAAAAGACTTATTTTCGAAGAAAAATATGAAGAGATTTTTGATGAAAATGAGATCAGTGCGAAAAGAATGCTATTACCATATAAAATATTTCTTCCTTTAGAAGCCATGAAAAAGACAATCCAAAAGAAAAAAAGGGAAAAAGAAAGAATAAATGAAAAAGATGCGTTTGTATCAAGGGCAATATTTCATATACTAAATATAACAAAATATATTGCGGAAAAAGAGAATTTGAATCTTGAAAAAGAACAAGATATAAAAAAGGCTACAAAAAAAGCAATATCCTATATTAACGAAGTTGTTAAAAATGAGATAAGAGAAAGAAAAGAATTATATACACACGATAAGTTTTTTAAAGAAATACCTACAAACACAAAGATTAAAAATCATGTATTATCAAAATACAACTGA
- a CDS encoding patatin-like phospholipase family protein has translation MTVEKRLKRFSEYLSLGKRKRVGLALGSGAARGLTHLGVISVLKRIGVEIACISGTSIGALVGAFFAAGKIDELDKIAAGLSFRESLKLIDPVIPRSGLIEGKRIETFLRTHLGDVAVQELPIPFACVAADFRTGAEVVLDTGDLVRSVRASISIPGIFRPVHHRDMFLVDGGIVNPVPVEVVRRLGAEFIIAVDICPRLPETCLVTSHLMDPGINKGAAEPPEPPESGPHETDDRLSAQASKPATFPTVFEIIDTSIGVMESIISRDRLAAEKPDVIITPNLDELGRFDFHKHEVGVREGSRAAWAALSEFDHLARSSGDNPAD, from the coding sequence ATGACGGTTGAGAAGAGACTCAAGAGATTCTCTGAGTATCTCTCGCTCGGGAAAAGGAAGCGGGTGGGACTGGCCCTGGGAAGCGGCGCCGCCCGGGGATTGACCCATCTGGGCGTCATCAGCGTGCTGAAGCGGATCGGGGTGGAGATCGCGTGCATATCCGGCACCAGTATCGGCGCCCTAGTCGGGGCCTTTTTCGCCGCGGGAAAGATCGACGAGCTGGACAAAATCGCCGCCGGCCTCTCCTTTCGGGAATCGCTGAAGCTCATCGATCCGGTCATCCCCCGAAGCGGTCTCATCGAGGGGAAGCGCATCGAGACGTTCCTCCGCACTCACCTGGGCGATGTCGCCGTTCAAGAGCTTCCGATCCCGTTCGCCTGTGTGGCGGCGGACTTCCGCACCGGCGCCGAGGTGGTGCTGGACACCGGAGACCTGGTCCGCTCTGTCCGAGCCTCCATCTCCATCCCCGGCATCTTCAGGCCGGTCCATCACCGGGACATGTTCCTGGTGGACGGCGGCATCGTCAACCCGGTGCCGGTGGAGGTGGTACGAAGGCTGGGGGCGGAGTTCATCATCGCCGTCGATATCTGCCCCCGGCTCCCGGAGACCTGCCTGGTCACAAGCCACCTTATGGACCCCGGCATCAACAAGGGAGCGGCGGAGCCCCCGGAGCCACCGGAATCAGGCCCTCATGAAACCGACGACAGACTCTCCGCCCAGGCGTCGAAGCCCGCGACGTTCCCCACGGTGTTCGAGATCATCGACACCTCCATCGGCGTGATGGAGTCCATCATCAGCAGGGATCGACTCGCCGCAGAAAAACCGGACGTGATCATCACCCCGAACCTGGACGAGCTGGGCCGGTTCGATTTTCATAAACACGAGGTAGGGGTACGTGAAGGATCGCGGGCGGCGTGGGCCGCACTCTCCGAATTCGACCACCTCGCCCGGTCGTCGGGGGACAACCCCGCCGACTGA
- a CDS encoding fucose isomerase: MYLPLGTYSPQVKIGLVSASRDCFPRSLSEIRTGRLRTEAKKLGLDLFTPDGDSAVIESKAHARDAADQLNRAGCDGAVLFLGNFSPEIEDANFIRSFRGPVMIIAAAEESADTLPADRGDALCGMLSAVLAAKKRSLSCRIHIPERPIVDAETGAREIFEFEKIMRVYTGISGATLGLFGPRPRDFETCNYNLASLSSIGVEIEEHSFFDLVKEVKKAESDDLSDITASMKREVGEIPADLAGRLGAYERAVLNLREQLRLSAMTSQCWSEQEETLGHVPCYINARMAGLGFPIACENDAYSLTAELMGQYASDGSVTVLDLNHSIPTDFDTVTSHLPTEDLVGLFHCGNTALSRMKNPALKHQVIMKRLMEPEGDPDITRGTIEGQIAASPLTLLQVHGRGDRLCAYIIEGEFLDVDPKTFGSTGVAHIPGFGRFYRHVLLGRFHHHAAAAFDRVGGVLFDAMKLLGVETIHTPLPDGVPYPGENIFRR, translated from the coding sequence ATGTACCTGCCCCTGGGTACCTACTCACCACAGGTGAAAATCGGTCTGGTCTCCGCTTCCAGAGACTGTTTTCCCCGGTCCCTCTCAGAGATACGGACCGGACGACTGCGTACCGAGGCGAAAAAGCTGGGCCTTGATCTTTTCACACCCGATGGAGACAGCGCCGTCATCGAATCGAAGGCCCACGCACGGGACGCCGCCGATCAACTCAACCGGGCGGGATGCGACGGGGCCGTCCTCTTTCTGGGAAATTTCTCCCCCGAGATCGAGGACGCGAACTTCATCCGGTCGTTTCGGGGACCGGTCATGATCATCGCCGCCGCCGAGGAATCGGCCGATACCCTTCCCGCCGACCGGGGAGACGCCCTGTGCGGCATGCTCTCCGCCGTGCTTGCGGCAAAGAAGCGGTCCCTGAGCTGCCGGATTCACATCCCGGAACGGCCGATCGTCGATGCCGAGACCGGCGCCCGGGAAATCTTTGAATTTGAGAAGATCATGCGGGTGTATACGGGGATATCCGGCGCCACACTTGGGCTGTTCGGCCCCCGGCCCCGGGATTTCGAGACCTGCAACTACAACCTGGCGTCGCTCTCGTCCATCGGTGTTGAGATCGAGGAGCACTCCTTCTTCGACCTGGTCAAGGAGGTCAAAAAAGCGGAAAGCGACGATCTTTCCGACATCACAGCCTCCATGAAGCGGGAGGTGGGAGAAATCCCGGCAGACCTGGCCGGGCGGCTGGGCGCCTACGAGCGGGCGGTACTGAACCTTCGGGAGCAGCTTCGCCTTTCGGCCATGACCAGTCAGTGCTGGTCCGAACAGGAGGAGACCCTGGGGCACGTCCCCTGCTACATCAACGCCCGGATGGCCGGCCTGGGGTTTCCCATCGCCTGCGAAAACGACGCCTATTCCCTGACCGCGGAGTTGATGGGGCAGTACGCCTCGGACGGGAGCGTCACGGTCCTGGACCTCAATCACTCGATCCCGACCGATTTCGACACGGTCACATCACACCTTCCCACGGAAGACCTCGTGGGGCTGTTTCACTGCGGCAATACGGCCCTTTCCCGGATGAAAAATCCCGCCCTCAAGCACCAGGTCATTATGAAGCGGCTCATGGAGCCCGAGGGGGACCCGGACATCACCCGGGGCACCATCGAGGGACAAATCGCCGCCTCCCCCCTGACGCTGCTTCAGGTGCACGGGCGGGGTGACCGGCTCTGCGCCTATATCATCGAGGGGGAGTTTTTAGACGTCGACCCGAAGACCTTCGGCAGCACGGGCGTGGCCCACATTCCGGGCTTCGGCCGCTTCTATCGTCACGTGCTCCTGGGGAGATTTCATCATCACGCGGCGGCGGCCTTCGATCGGGTGGGGGGCGTTCTGTTCGACGCGATGAAGCTTTTGGGGGTTGAAACCATCCATACGCCGCTTCCGGACGGCGTCCCCTATCCGGGCGAAAATATATTTCGAAGGTAA
- a CDS encoding DUF1805 domain-containing protein codes for MAQVKTLPVAGKHSPAVGLEVSWTDSQFVMIIAEKGVVACGVVDKNVMERAGAAVAIARGTPQKQLVTTDDLLSAKIQDVTEKAAGYGVTIGMSGREALDILS; via the coding sequence ATGGCACAGGTAAAAACACTCCCCGTGGCGGGAAAACACTCACCGGCCGTCGGCCTCGAGGTGTCGTGGACGGATTCCCAGTTCGTGATGATCATCGCGGAAAAGGGGGTGGTGGCCTGCGGCGTGGTCGATAAAAACGTGATGGAGCGGGCGGGGGCCGCCGTCGCCATCGCCCGGGGAACGCCCCAAAAACAACTGGTGACGACAGATGATCTCCTCTCGGCGAAGATTCAGGACGTGACGGAAAAGGCCGCGGGATACGGCGTGACGATCGGGATGAGCGGGCGGGAGGCGTTGGATATCCTGTCGTGA
- a CDS encoding beta-fructosidase has product MTDPRTPIHIPHPERFTWDFWYHYDAKKGLFHLLFLNADRTLAPQNLHHFSSHVGYAVTEDFTSIDWIDDNVLEADNSGWDNTSIWTGDVASVVGGYLLFYTSRDGRVGDTLTQNVGAAFSTDFRNWERVGGFRLEPDEGYYEPKSIIGDPSIHAWRDPFLFVWEDDAYMVIAAKDVSHPLGRKGAVGLLKCRGRDLTEWEALPPLFSPGGYCQVEVPQVVLDETQSPSIVYSMPPESDHMPATSGVGGFHRVSVSFSDMDENHARTPEVLLPHAGNPYACRIIPELDGLIVGFHLTEGGFVNTGISTGFGAPNRNFEGFTFGG; this is encoded by the coding sequence ATGACCGACCCCCGCACACCCATACACATCCCCCATCCCGAACGGTTCACCTGGGATTTCTGGTATCATTACGACGCAAAGAAGGGGCTCTTTCACTTGCTGTTTCTCAACGCCGACCGGACCCTTGCGCCCCAGAATCTCCACCATTTCTCCTCCCACGTCGGATACGCCGTGACGGAGGATTTCACCTCCATCGACTGGATCGACGATAACGTATTAGAAGCCGACAATTCGGGGTGGGATAACACCTCCATCTGGACCGGAGATGTGGCCTCAGTGGTGGGGGGATATCTCCTTTTTTACACGTCGCGAGACGGCCGGGTGGGAGACACACTGACCCAGAACGTGGGGGCGGCGTTTTCCACCGATTTTCGGAACTGGGAGCGGGTCGGCGGCTTTCGGTTGGAGCCGGACGAGGGATACTACGAGCCGAAAAGCATCATCGGAGATCCAAGCATCCATGCCTGGCGGGATCCCTTCCTGTTCGTGTGGGAGGACGATGCTTACATGGTGATCGCCGCCAAGGACGTCTCCCATCCCCTGGGAAGGAAGGGGGCGGTGGGGCTCTTGAAATGCCGCGGCCGGGACCTGACCGAGTGGGAGGCGCTTCCGCCGCTGTTCTCCCCGGGCGGTTACTGCCAGGTGGAGGTGCCCCAGGTGGTACTGGACGAGACACAGAGTCCGTCCATCGTCTATTCCATGCCGCCGGAGTCGGATCACATGCCGGCGACATCCGGGGTCGGGGGGTTTCATCGGGTTTCCGTGTCTTTTTCCGACATGGATGAAAACCACGCCCGCACTCCCGAGGTGCTGCTCCCCCATGCCGGGAATCCCTACGCCTGCCGCATCATCCCGGAGCTGGACGGCCTGATTGTCGGCTTCCATCTCACGGAGGGGGGCTTCGTCAATACCGGGATATCCACCGGCTTCGGAGCGCCGAATAGGAATTTCGAAGGCTTCACCTTCGGCGGATAG
- a CDS encoding Gfo/Idh/MocA family oxidoreductase, with product MEKINVGFIGCGQISNLHYPAYKNYDKARLYAVCDTDPELLAQRKAEWKVEKTYTDYHEMLADPNIDAVEIITPHKLHEKMVIDALDAKKHVAIQKPMTISLKSADRMIARADRSDKIYKITDNYVFYPPIVKAKELINTGAIGEPQMIRMKMVSSAHGGWDLPVSSYDWRFDEYSEGRFSETYDHGHHEWAVAWFLMGEVDRVSAWIDSLDGLMDSPVTLMWKYKDKKRYGLCDFCFAEELYVPSKYYANDEWFEITGSKGIIFIHRCTGDIHEGPAVSLFDSDGWHTFDVQSDWVSGFTGAAHNFVEAVRGEAKPFLTGADGKEILKMSFAIYNAAKKRRDVYLDELEKPFPALYARRRVRREKKESYIESFKQPLFGKSFSKYAPRADELTEEFVKRFDPVAAKDWDGRVGLRLTADGGVPETVYSIRVKDGKVSLTKGELLENPGVTITMAAGVWAAVCLGQRRLETALFKRELKVEGDSMEGLKVRSAFHI from the coding sequence ATGGAAAAGATCAACGTAGGTTTCATAGGGTGCGGTCAGATATCAAACCTCCACTATCCGGCATACAAGAATTATGACAAGGCGAGACTCTATGCCGTGTGCGATACGGACCCGGAGCTTTTGGCCCAGCGAAAGGCCGAGTGGAAGGTCGAGAAGACCTACACCGACTACCATGAGATGCTTGCGGATCCGAATATCGACGCCGTGGAGATCATCACCCCCCACAAGCTCCACGAAAAAATGGTCATCGACGCCCTGGATGCGAAAAAGCACGTCGCGATACAGAAGCCGATGACGATCAGCCTCAAGAGCGCGGACCGGATGATCGCCCGGGCGGACCGGTCCGATAAAATCTACAAGATCACCGACAACTACGTCTTCTATCCCCCCATCGTGAAAGCGAAAGAGCTCATCAATACCGGGGCCATCGGCGAGCCGCAGATGATACGCATGAAGATGGTCTCGAGCGCCCACGGCGGGTGGGACCTGCCGGTGTCGTCGTATGACTGGCGCTTCGACGAATACTCGGAGGGCCGCTTTTCCGAGACCTACGACCACGGACATCACGAGTGGGCGGTGGCCTGGTTCCTGATGGGGGAGGTGGACCGGGTCAGCGCGTGGATCGACTCTCTCGACGGCCTCATGGACAGCCCCGTGACCCTCATGTGGAAATACAAGGACAAAAAGCGCTACGGCCTGTGCGACTTCTGCTTCGCCGAGGAGCTGTACGTCCCCTCGAAGTACTACGCCAACGACGAGTGGTTCGAGATCACCGGCAGCAAGGGGATCATCTTCATCCATCGCTGCACCGGGGATATCCACGAGGGCCCGGCGGTGAGCCTGTTCGATTCAGACGGATGGCACACCTTCGACGTCCAGAGTGACTGGGTGAGCGGATTTACCGGCGCCGCCCACAACTTCGTCGAGGCCGTCAGGGGCGAGGCGAAGCCGTTTCTGACCGGAGCCGACGGCAAGGAGATCCTCAAGATGAGTTTCGCCATCTACAACGCCGCGAAGAAGCGAAGGGACGTCTACCTGGACGAGCTGGAAAAACCCTTCCCGGCTCTTTATGCCAGAAGACGGGTGCGCCGGGAGAAGAAGGAGTCGTATATTGAGAGCTTTAAGCAGCCGCTCTTCGGGAAAAGCTTTTCCAAATACGCCCCCCGGGCCGACGAGCTGACCGAGGAATTCGTAAAAAGGTTTGACCCCGTGGCCGCCAAGGATTGGGACGGCCGGGTGGGACTTCGTCTGACGGCGGACGGCGGCGTACCGGAGACCGTCTACTCCATTCGAGTGAAGGACGGGAAGGTCTCCCTCACGAAGGGGGAGCTTTTGGAGAATCCGGGGGTCACCATCACCATGGCCGCAGGCGTCTGGGCCGCCGTCTGCCTGGGCCAGCGGCGGCTGGAGACGGCGCTCTTCAAGCGGGAGCTGAAGGTGGAGGGGGATTCCATGGAGGGCCTCAAGGTCAGGAGCGCCTTTCACATTTAA
- the feoB gene encoding ferrous iron transport protein B: protein MKKKITVAVAGNPNSGKTTVFNALTGSRYKVGNYPGVTVEKKQGTVETDGIVITVVDLPGTYSLTAYSLEEVVARDFIVTEKPDLVVDIVDASNLSRNLYLTAQLMELGAPLVVCLNMMDLAEARGIEIDADRLSALLGVPVVQTVGTKRRGMDELLDVIVRSALAGGAVTPSEIRYGEEIEKEIARLSEEVSADLSDDPPQLSRWHAVKLLERDTEVEARFAAGENWGNIRSLLDEGTDRLRSILKEDPTNLIAEGRYGFINGVVRDSVVHVREDHIRMSDTIDRVVLSGMLGLPIFVGVMYLVFQAVFTWAEPLMNLVEEIFFFLGGFAAAVIPAGLVQDLVVDGIIAGVGGVLTFLPQIMFLFLFIAILEDSGYLARAAFIMDRVMSAFGLNGKAFVPLLSSFACAVPGIMATRTMESDKSRLVTMLIAPLMSCSARLPVYTLMIAALVPDTKIFGGTVGAQGFTLFSLYFGGVIMAMLMAILFKTTILKEESAPLVIELPPYRLPTVRSVTLHMWDKSREYVKKAGTVILAVSIVLWVLFSFPRIDEGLEGPSPTDPLAVAFFEETGIHPEAFETGGELEGVYAPYRAYDDAVSKIAEKREDTAGDGATCLADETILTSHLASVKARDPELYRALIEYREEYLPARWELEREREREQMIESFGGRLGRAIEPVFRPLGLDWRFSISLVSSFAAKEIFVAAMGTLYAVGGDSAEGSPNLIQSIRTDPMFEGNTGVLLAVVIMVFSLLSTPCLATVAVVKQESGTWRWPLFLIGYTFALAWIVCFLIWQTGRLFL, encoded by the coding sequence ATGAAGAAAAAAATCACCGTCGCCGTGGCGGGCAATCCGAACAGCGGCAAGACCACCGTCTTTAACGCTCTCACCGGCTCCCGCTATAAGGTAGGAAACTACCCCGGCGTGACCGTGGAGAAAAAACAGGGGACCGTCGAGACGGACGGAATTGTCATTACCGTGGTGGACCTGCCGGGGACATACAGCCTGACGGCCTATTCACTGGAGGAGGTGGTGGCCCGGGATTTCATCGTCACGGAAAAGCCGGACCTGGTGGTGGATATTGTCGACGCCTCGAACCTGTCCCGCAACCTCTATCTGACCGCCCAGCTCATGGAGCTGGGCGCGCCCCTGGTGGTGTGTTTGAATATGATGGATCTCGCCGAGGCGCGGGGCATAGAGATCGACGCCGATCGGCTCTCGGCGCTTTTGGGGGTGCCGGTGGTGCAGACCGTGGGCACCAAGCGGCGGGGGATGGATGAGCTTCTCGATGTCATCGTCAGAAGCGCCCTGGCGGGCGGGGCCGTCACGCCTTCGGAAATCAGGTACGGGGAGGAGATTGAAAAGGAGATCGCCCGTCTGTCTGAGGAAGTATCCGCCGATCTTTCAGACGATCCTCCTCAGCTTTCCCGATGGCATGCGGTCAAGCTTCTGGAGCGGGATACCGAGGTGGAGGCGAGGTTCGCCGCAGGAGAAAACTGGGGAAACATCCGCTCACTCCTCGACGAGGGGACGGACCGGCTTCGCTCCATCCTGAAGGAGGACCCGACCAACCTGATCGCCGAGGGGCGCTACGGCTTCATTAACGGTGTCGTCAGGGATAGCGTCGTGCATGTCCGGGAGGATCACATCCGCATGTCGGACACCATCGACCGGGTGGTGTTGAGCGGCATGCTGGGCCTGCCGATTTTCGTGGGCGTGATGTATCTGGTCTTCCAGGCGGTCTTCACCTGGGCGGAGCCGCTGATGAATCTGGTCGAGGAAATTTTCTTTTTTCTGGGGGGCTTTGCCGCCGCCGTTATCCCGGCGGGGCTCGTTCAGGACCTGGTGGTGGACGGGATCATCGCCGGTGTGGGCGGGGTGCTGACGTTCCTTCCCCAGATAATGTTTCTATTTCTTTTCATCGCCATACTGGAGGACTCCGGCTACCTCGCACGGGCTGCGTTCATCATGGATCGGGTGATGAGCGCCTTCGGATTGAACGGGAAGGCATTTGTGCCGTTGTTGTCGTCGTTCGCGTGTGCGGTGCCGGGGATCATGGCCACCAGGACCATGGAGTCGGACAAGAGCCGGCTGGTGACCATGCTGATCGCCCCCCTGATGTCCTGTTCCGCCCGGCTCCCGGTCTATACCCTGATGATCGCAGCGTTGGTTCCTGATACAAAAATCTTCGGGGGCACCGTGGGCGCCCAAGGATTCACCCTCTTTTCCCTCTATTTCGGCGGCGTGATCATGGCGATGCTCATGGCAATCCTCTTCAAGACGACCATCCTCAAGGAGGAATCGGCGCCCCTGGTCATCGAGCTTCCCCCCTATCGCCTTCCCACCGTCAGGAGCGTGACGCTTCACATGTGGGACAAGTCCCGGGAGTATGTGAAAAAGGCGGGGACGGTGATCCTTGCGGTGTCGATCGTGCTCTGGGTGCTGTTCAGCTTTCCGCGGATAGACGAGGGTCTTGAGGGTCCCTCCCCCACGGATCCCCTGGCCGTGGCGTTCTTTGAGGAGACCGGCATCCATCCCGAGGCCTTCGAGACGGGAGGGGAGTTGGAAGGCGTATACGCACCCTACCGGGCATACGACGACGCCGTCTCCAAAATAGCGGAGAAACGGGAAGACACCGCCGGGGACGGGGCGACCTGTCTTGCCGATGAGACGATCCTCACAAGTCACCTCGCCTCCGTGAAGGCAAGGGATCCGGAGCTCTATCGGGCGTTGATTGAATACCGCGAGGAATATCTCCCGGCCCGCTGGGAACTGGAGCGGGAGCGGGAGCGTGAGCAGATGATCGAGAGCTTTGGGGGAAGGCTCGGACGCGCCATTGAGCCGGTATTTCGCCCCCTGGGTCTGGATTGGCGGTTCAGTATATCGCTGGTGTCGTCCTTTGCCGCCAAGGAGATATTCGTGGCGGCGATGGGAACCCTCTATGCGGTGGGAGGCGACTCGGCTGAGGGGAGCCCGAACCTGATTCAGTCCATTCGCACCGACCCGATGTTTGAAGGCAACACCGGGGTCCTGTTGGCGGTGGTGATCATGGTATTTTCCCTCCTTTCCACGCCGTGTCTCGCCACGGTGGCGGTGGTCAAGCAGGAGTCGGGCACCTGGCGGTGGCCGCTGTTTTTGATCGGCTATACCTTCGCCCTGGCCTGGATCGTCTGTTTTCTCATCTGGCAGACGGGACGGCTCTTCCTGTAG